One genomic window of Capricornis sumatraensis isolate serow.1 chromosome 15, serow.2, whole genome shotgun sequence includes the following:
- the DYNLRB1 gene encoding dynein light chain roadblock-type 1: MAEVEETLKRLQSQKGVQGIIVVNTEGIPIKSTMDNPTTTQYANLMHNFILKARSTVREIDPQNDLTFLRIRSKKNEIMVAPDKDYFLIVIQNPTE, translated from the exons ATG GCAGAGGTGGAGGAGACCCTGAAACGACTCCAGAGCCAGAAGGGTGTGCAGGGAATCATCGTGGTAAACACAGAAG GCATTCCCATCAAGAGCACCATGGACAACCCCACCACCACACAGTACGCCAACCTCATGCACAACTTCATCTTGAAGGCCCGGAGCACCGTGCGCGAAATTGACCCCCAGAATGACCTCACCTTCCTTCGAATTCgctccaagaaaaatgaaattatggtTGCACCAG ATAAAGACTATTTCCTGATTGTGATTCAGAATCCAACTGAATAA